A segment of the Flavobacteriales bacterium genome:
ACCAGGTATTCGGTGCCCACCGTGAGGCCGGTGGCCTCCAGCACTTCGAGCCCGCCGGCGCCCACCACGTCCTGGCAATCGATGGGCGCGCCATTGCAGGCGCCGCCGCGCAACTGGATCACCGCATCGAAACTGGAGCTGCCCTGCACCAGGATCAAGTGATCCGTTGCCGTAGCGGTGAAGCGGTACCACACGTCGTCATCGGGCGTGGCATTGAAGCCATCGCAGAATGCGGGGCCAGGGATGCTCTGCGTGGAACCATCCACATCGCCTGCCACTGGAGTGCATGCGGCGCCGGGGGTGAGCTCAATGGCACCGGCGCATTCGTCGTTGACCGGTTGGGCCTGCATGGCCAATGGGGCTAGCCCGAAAGCCATCAAGAGGACGAAGAGGAAACGTTGTATCATGGGGTTTTGCTTGAGTGTTGAGTGCTTTGGGGCGCCGGGCGCCAGTATCCAGATGCTGCTTGAGTGGTTTACGTGGCCTGCACATGGAGGCAAGCCGATTTGCCTGTGCTCCGGTTGCGCAGTGGCCTCGTGCGCTGAGGGGCAAAGATTCCGTTGCCCATTGCGCAGTCCGTCCACCGCCGGGCCCTAATTATCCACAACAGCACTCGGCATTGCCGGAAACCAGCGGGGCGGCCAATGGCCGCCCCGCAGTTCATGATCAAGGGCAGGATCAGCGCACCACGATGCGTTGCTCCTCGCGGGCATTGCCGCTGGTGAGGCGTAGAAGGTAAGTGCCCGGAGCAAGGCGACCGGCCAGTGCCAGCTGCATGCTCGAGGCCTTGGCCACCGAGCGTTGCTCGCTGTACGCCGTGCGCCCCAGCGCGTCGATCACTTCCAGCTGCACCATGCCGCCCATGCTGCCGGTGCGCACGATCAGGTTGCCATCCGTGGGGTTCGGGTACACGCCGAAGGCGGCCTCGCTCAGGGCACCAGCTCCGGTGATGATCCCGATCATGTCAACGGTGTAGTCCTCCACCTGGCCGTAGGTGCTGGTGTCGCAGGGCGTGGTGTTCGGGGTGTTGGGGTAATTGGCCCCTACGTATGTGTCGTGCAGGCGCACGCGCATGCGGGTCTGGCCAGCGGTCGCGGTGAGCGGGACGGTCACATTCCCATTGAAGGGGCCAACGCCCGGCGCCGAACTGAAGATGATCTCACCGGCATCGAACACGGAGTTATGGTCCCAATCCACCCAAGCCAGCACCTGGTCGGTGGCGAAGCCGCCAGCAATCGTGATGCTCAACGGGTAGGATTGGCCGGCCACCACGGTAGCGGCTGTGCCCAGCGTGAAATCCTCATAGCCCGCATTGCTCACGCTGTTGTTGTTGATGCCAGCGAAGGTCACGTTGCTGATCTTCTCGAATTGCAGCGAGTTAGCGCTTGCCTCGCAGTAATCGCTCGGCGGTGCGCAAGGTGCTGCTGCCACATTGATGGTGTACGGTCCTACGGAACCGACATCGGTAAGTACAGCGTAGTAATAGGTTCCGGCCGGCACATTCGTGTATTGGATGGTCACGTTATCGTTGCCGCAGCTCGTCGTCTCAAATGAGGCGGCCCCTACGAAATCCGTGAATGGGCAGCCGATGAAGAGGTTGAGGAACGAGTTCTCGAAGGCTGGCGCGGTAGCGCAGTATGACAACGTGATATTGGCGCATTCCGTGGTCGTGAAGGCGTCGCCCCACGGCCGAAGCCCTTGGGGTATCGGTGGCCCCGGTGTTATCACCGCTCAAATCCACGCTGCCCGGCACACCGAGGCCCACGGGGCCACCGCCTGTGCAGAGGTCATTGGGAGGCGTGCCACCGCCGCCGCAGGCCGTTGTGATCACTTCGATGCTGTACGCGCCCACTGGCGTATCCGCTGGATCCACCAGCACTGGGATGTAATAGGTGCCTGCGGCGAGTTCCGCGAAGCTCAAGGTGCAGTTGTCCACTGAAACGGTTCCTGTGAGAATTCCAGTAAGGAAGTCAGGGCAACCAACAGACAGATTGACGAGGAAGTTGTCGAACTCGGATCCGGGCACGCAATAGTTGATGTCCACATTGGCGCATGCAGCGATGGTGAATGCCTCCCATACGATCACGAACCCCGTAGCTCCGTCCTCCGTGGCTCCAGTGTTGTCTCCGCTGAAGGGTATTGGAGCCAGGTACAGCCATGTTCACCGCGACAGCACCGGTACAATCATCATTCGGCGGAGTACCTCCACCGCCTCCCGCAATCACGCAGGTGGTGAAGCCGAAAACGGTCTGCGGAATGTATGGCCAGTGGTACACGCGGTACAGGTAGGTGGTGCCCGGGGTAGTGGCGATCGTGAGCGATTCGGTCGCACCGCGCAGCGTGGCATCCACGCACCCCAACGAGGTGAGCGCAACGCACGAGCCGCTGAAGGCCTCAAGCACGGGATCCATGCCGGTGGTGGCATCACCCGATCCGGTCACTTCAATCGTGGTGCTCGCAGCCGTTGCCGTGAAGGTGTACCACACATCATTGGCCGAAGTAGCCGTGAATCCGCTGCATGCGGCCGGAGCCACGGATTGCGTGGCATTCTCCGTGGTGCCGGCACTGGCCACGCAGGTGGCGTTCACGCCGATCAGCGTCGCATTCGCGCAGAGGTCGTTGACCGGGGCGTTGCCGCCGCCGCCCGAAGTGATGTTCAGCACGTAGTCCTCGATCTCGCCGTAGCTGGCATCGCCGCACGGGGTGTCGTTGAATACGTTGATGTAGTCTGTGCCGTCGTGCGTGTCGTGCAGGCGGATGCGCATGCGCGTGGTGCCAACGGTTGCGCTCAGTGGGATGGTCACGTCACCGGAGTAGATATCCAGCGCATCGATGGCCGAGATCAGCACTTGTTCGCCTGCATCGTCGAAATCGAAGTCCTGGTTGTAATCGATCCAGGCCAGCACCTGGCTCTCCGAGAAACCGGTGGTGAGCGTGGTGGTGTTCACGTTCACGCTCAAGGTGTAGCTCATGCCGGCCGTCACATTGCCAGCAGGCGTGGGGTACAAGGTGTAGGCCGGCGCGATGGGTGCCGCGTTGGCAGAGGCATTGTTGATGTTCGAGAAGGCGACGTTGACGATGCGCTCATCGAGATCGAAATCAATCGAGCCTGAGGCGCTCGCCGCACAATAGCCGCCGCCACGCAAAACGAGGCCATTGCTGTTGTTGTGCTTCAGATGCGCTTGCGGGGCGCGGCGCAGGTTGGCACCGGCGACGCTGGACCGACCCGCATTGGAGCGCGTTTCCACGCGCGATTGTGCCGCAAGGCCGAGAGCACCAGCCGCGGCCAAGCCGAATCCGAGTGCTCGAAGGGGTGAAAGATTCATCATGCTGGTTTGGGATTGAGGCGACGAAGTGACGCACCAGCCTTCACGTTTCCAAATAGAATCTGCGCCTATTCAATAAAGGCACGCAAGCTCACGCAGTTCACAGGAACATGTGAGTTTAGCAGCACAGCCTTAACGGCAGAGGCTATTTGAGCCTTCTAGTTTCGCCGCAACGCATGAAAGAGCTCCTCCGCCGCTATCCCGTGCTCACCTTCGTGTTGCTCACCCTGGGCTTCCAGTTCGCCGTGGTGGGCTTCGTGGGTTGGCGCCTTCCCGATGGCGCCCGCATCCACGACGATGCGCAGGCGCACATGATCTTCCGCCTGCGCGTGTTCGGCCCGCTGCTGTTCGCCGTGGCGCTCACCGCCTGGTTCGAGGGCCGAGCGGGGTTGCGCAATCTCTTCGGCTCTTTCTTCAGGTGGCGCGTTGGTGCGCAGTGGTACGCCCTGGCCTTCGGCTGGAAATTCCTCTTCACCTACCTCGGCATCGGTGCCATCTGGCTGCTGGGCATCAAAGGCTGGCCCGGCTGGGCGGCCGGCGACGGTCCCGATGGCCTGGTCCACAGCCTGGGTAACCTGGCCCGCAACATGCCTTTCATCGTGGGCATCGCATTCGTAGAGGAAACCGCTTGGATGAAGTATTGCGTGACACGCATGCAGGAGCGGTTCAGCGCGTTCAGTTCGTGCTTGCTTGTGGGCATCAGCTGGGGGCTTTGGTACCTGCCCATGCTATTGGTGGGCGAAGGCGTGCCCGATGGCTACCCCTGGCCGGTCTTCCTGCTGAGCATGTCCGCCCTTGCGATCCTGCTCGGCTGGACCTACAACATGACGCACAGCGGCACTGTGCTGCTGATCATGCAGATCGTGAGCAACTGCGCCTTCTTCCTCATACCGGTGCTGCCCGACTGGCATGCGGGCGACCCGACGTTCGTCACGGGCTTTGTCGTGGTGAATTTCATCAATGCAGTCACGCTCGTGCTCGTCTTCGGGTGGCGCGATCTGGGCACCAAGCCGCGCGCGCGCTGGAGCGATGGCATGCCCGCGAAGAGCAGCCCGGCGCGCTCGCCCACGCACACGGAGCAGGTCGCAGCCGAAGCCTGAGCGTAAGTCAGGAGCCGGGCAGGAGCATCAGCGCCGCCATCGCGATCATCAAGGCATCCTCGGCGATGGTCACTGTGCTCATGGGCAGGTTGAACACCGTGCCCAGACAGGCGCACCGGATGCGCTGCTTGTTGAGCACCGCGCGCAGCACGCCCAGCAGGCTGAAGCCCATGACCGCGATGGTAGCCACGTTCAGCCACCACGCATGAGCCACGAGCAGATACCCCGCGCCCAGTGCCAATTCGACGAAGGGGTACACGAAGCCATAGCCTTTCCATTTCATCGCCAGCAGGTCGTAGCCCGCATAACTATCGGCGAAGCCACGGACATCGAGCAGCTTGAAGAACGAGAAGGCGATGAAGAAGCCCGCCATGAAGTGCGCCATGAAGCGCATGGGGTCGATGGTTCCGTGGCTCCACGAGGTGATTGACGAAACAAGCGTGATGAAGCCGATCACCAAGGCGAGCGGGTAGTAGGTGCGCAGGGCGAAAGGCTCCGTGCGATTGTCCACCTCCACTGCAGCTGCGGCGACCACTTGGTACTTCGTTCCCTGCAATGCGGCCGAAGCATCTGAAGCGGAAACAGCGCGGCTCGACCTGATCACGGCCAGCCCCTGCGCATGATCCACGCGCACCTCTTCCGCACCCGGAAGCTGCCGCAACAGATGGGCGACCTTCGCCGCGCAGCCTTCGCAGGTCATGCCTGCGATATGGAGCTCCTGTTCCATGATGATGCTCGAGCGGCCGGTTCGCGCAAGCTGCCAGCCCGCGTCAGCCCTTATCCACCACCCTCGGCACCTTGAAGTAATCGCTGTCCTTCACCGGTGCATTCATCAGGGCTTCCTTCTTCGTGATCGTCGTCTCGGCCAGATCCTCGCGGAGCACATCGGCCTCATCGGTCATGAAGATCAGTGGCTCCACGCCGGTGGTATCCACCTCGTTGAGCTTCTCCACGAAGGTGAGCACCTTCTCCATGTCGGCGAGAATGGCTTTGCGCGCGGCCGGGTCGCTGTAATCCAAGCGAGCCAGTTCGGCAATGCGGTCCAGGGTGGCCTCGTCGATCTTCATGGCCGCGAAGTTCGTGCTTGCCGGGCATCGTCATGCAAGAGCGGCCCCTCGATCACCTCGTACACGCGCTTCCGCAGGCCGGCTTGGTCGGCTTCGCCCAGCCCAGCCGTTGGCAAGGAGTCATGGATCACCACGCGCGCGATGCCTGGCCTGGCTCGCGCAAACAGCTCCAGCGGCTCACCGAACAGCCGCCAGTGGTCCACGAAGGTCACCGGCACGATGGGGACCTGCTTCTCGATGGCCAGCTTGAAGGCGCCATCCTTGAAGGGCTTCATGCGGGGCGCGTAAGCCGGTATGGTGCCTTCGGGGAAGATGGCGATGCTGGTGCCGCGATCGATGGCCTGGGCCGCTTTGCGGAAGGCCTTGGCGGCCCCGCCGCGATCACTGCGGTTCACCGCGATGTTCATGCCCTTGAAGAACATGTTGAACAGGGGCCACTTCAGCAGCTCGTATTTCCCGATGAAGAGGAAGTAGCGTGGGATCACATTGTACATCTGGATGATGTCGATGTAGCTGCTGTGATTGCAGCAGATCACGTACGGTGGCTCGGGCAGGGGCGCTTTGCTCACGATGCGCGGCGGAACACCGCTGGCGTAGGCCAGGTAGCTGGCCCAAACGCGCTTCAGGCGGAAGGCCTTGTAGTAACGCTGCGGGGTATACAGCAGGATGCGGAAAGGGACATAGAGCAGCACCAGCGAGCTGAAGAACACGAAGACGAACCAGCACTTGTAGGCCACGCGCAAGGGAAGGAAGAGCCACTTGGCCAGATGGGCTGCGCCGGCTCTCGCTATCACGCACCTTGGGGCGCTCCGCTTGTATGGCCTCGTTCATGCTCGACACGCCGCAGCGTTGGCGCTGAAGGGCCGCGAAGGTATCTGCCGCGCTCACCGGTACTTTCGCCGGCCATGCCCCGCATCCTCACCGGCATCCAGAGCACCGGCACGCCGCACCTCGGCAACGTGCTCGGCGCCATCGCCCCCGCCATCGCCGAGAGCCGCAAGCCCAGCAACGACAGCTTCCTCTTCATCGCCGACCTGCACGCCCTCACGCAGATCAAGGATGCCGCCCTGCTCCGCGGCAACACCCACAGCGTGGCGGCCGCCTGGCTCGCCGCCGGATTGGACACCCAGCGGACCGTGTTCTACCGCCAGAGCGACGTGCCCGAGGTCACCGAGCTCACCTGGTACCTCAGCTGCTTCTTCCCCTATTCGCGGCTCGCGCTCGCGCACAGCTTCAAGGACAAGGCCGACCGGTTGGAAGACGTGAACGGCGGGCTCTTCACCTACCCCATGCTCATGGCCGCCGATATCCTGCTCTACGACGCGGAAGTGGTTCCCGTGGGCAAGGACCAGAAGCAGCACCTCGAATTCACGCGCGACGTGGCCGAGCGATTCAACCACCAGATGGGCGAGACGCTGGTGCTGCCCGAAGCGCGCATCGATGAGCAGGTGATGCTGGTGCCGGGTACCGATGGCGAGAAGATGAGCAAGAGCCGCAACAACCTCATCCGCCTCTTCGCGCCGGAGAAGGAGCTGAAGCAGGATGTGATGGGCATCGTCACCGACAGTGCGCCGCTCGAAGCGCCGAAGGATCCCGAAACGAATAATGTCTTCAAGCTCTTCAAGCTCGTGGCACCCGCCGATGCCGTGCATGCCATGGCGGAGAAATTCCGGGCGGGCGGCTACGGCTACGGCCACGCGAAGAAGGAACTGCTC
Coding sequences within it:
- a CDS encoding cation transporter, translated to MEQELHIAGMTCEGCAAKVAHLLRQLPGAEEVRVDHAQGLAVIRSSRAVSASDASAALQGTKYQVVAAAAVEVDNRTEPFALRTYYPLALVIGFITLVSSITSWSHGTIDPMRFMAHFMAGFFIAFSFFKLLDVRGFADSYAGYDLLAMKWKGYGFVYPFVELALGAGYLLVAHAWWLNVATIAVMGFSLLGVLRAVLNKQRIRCACLGTVFNLPMSTVTIAEDALMIAMAALMLLPGS
- the gatC gene encoding Asp-tRNA(Asn)/Glu-tRNA(Gln) amidotransferase subunit GatC — its product is MKIDEATLDRIAELARLDYSDPAARKAILADMEKVLTFVEKLNEVDTTGVEPLIFMTDEADVLREDLAETTITKKEALMNAPVKDSDYFKVPRVVDKG
- a CDS encoding 1-acyl-sn-glycerol-3-phosphate acyltransferase, whose protein sequence is MIARAGAAHLAKWLFLPLRVAYKCWFVFVFFSSLVLLYVPFRILLYTPQRYYKAFRLKRVWASYLAYASGVPPRIVSKAPLPEPPYVICCNHSSYIDIIQMYNVIPRYFLFIGKYELLKWPLFNMFFKGMNIAVNRSDRGGAAKAFRKAAQAIDRGTSIAIFPEGTIPAYAPRMKPFKDGAFKLAIEKQVPIVPVTFVDHWRLFGEPLELFARARPGIARVVIHDSLPTAGLGEADQAGLRKRVYEVIEGPLLHDDARQARTSRP
- the trpS gene encoding tryptophan--tRNA ligase produces the protein MPRILTGIQSTGTPHLGNVLGAIAPAIAESRKPSNDSFLFIADLHALTQIKDAALLRGNTHSVAAAWLAAGLDTQRTVFYRQSDVPEVTELTWYLSCFFPYSRLALAHSFKDKADRLEDVNGGLFTYPMLMAADILLYDAEVVPVGKDQKQHLEFTRDVAERFNHQMGETLVLPEARIDEQVMLVPGTDGEKMSKSRNNLIRLFAPEKELKQDVMGIVTDSAPLEAPKDPETNNVFKLFKLVAPADAVHAMAEKFRAGGYGYGHAKKELLAALLDGYRTERDTYARLMNDKAELDARLKEGADKARNVASGVLKRVREKLGY
- a CDS encoding T9SS type A sorting domain-containing protein, coding for MSYCATAPAFENSFLNLFIGCPFTDFVGAASFETTSCGNDNVTIQYTNVPAGTYYYAVLTDVGSVGPYTINVAAAPCAPPSDYCEASANSLQFEKISNVTFAGINNNSVSNAGYEDFTLGTAATVVAGQSYPLSITIAGGFATDQVLAWVDWDHNSVFDAGEIIFSSAPGVGPFNGNVTVPLTATAGQTRMRVRLHDTYVGANYPNTPNTTPCDTSTYGQVEDYTVDMIGIITGAGALSEAAFGVYPNPTDGNLIVRTGSMGGMVQLEVIDALGRTAYSEQRSVAKASSMQLALAGRLAPGTYLLRLTSGNAREEQRIVVR